The following proteins are co-located in the Silene latifolia isolate original U9 population chromosome 1, ASM4854445v1, whole genome shotgun sequence genome:
- the LOC141612358 gene encoding F-box protein SKIP24: MADLPDELWTKILENGIRNPNSNTRLTFKDLCCLSLVSRCLHRLSNDLSLWSSLLSLDFPSRLSQNPTISPKSIYESWYEKDKAKRIAAEKRAVMRVESIVAEHGRRVEDFRRQRVDEEERIHFVVSELNNLRRVRQASVALNVWQPEVVRGRQKQIVEQCAVPVDSRINALEMELKLCKQQMIDFERAYRAEKRRLDQAKERLTSMKYHPLQDHSVNQNSLDDHKIRSTVDSNRKRRKCKTSSDDVEG, translated from the exons ATGGCGGACTTACCAGACGAACTATGGACCAAAATCCTCGAAAATGGAATCAGAAACCCTAATTCCAACACCCGTTTAACTTTCAAAGATCTCTGTTGCCTCTCTCTCGTCTCTCGTTGCCTTCATCGTCTCTCCAACGATCTCTCTCTTTGGTCCTCTCTCCTTTCCCTCGACTTCCCTTCCCGCCTTTCTCAAAACCCTaccatttcccccaaatcaatttatGAATCATG GTATGAGAAGGATAAGGCGAAGAGGATAGCTGCGGAAAAGCGGGCGGTAATGCGCGTCGAGAGTATTGTTGCAGAACATGGTAGGAGAGTTGAAGATTTTCGACGGCAGCGGGTTGATGAAGAGGAGAGGATTCATTTTGTTGTTTCTGAATTGAACAATTTGCGCAGGGTTAG GCAAGCTTCTGTTGCTTTGAATGTGTGGCAGCCAGAAGTCGTCCGTGGAAGACAGAAGCAGATAGTAGAGCAATGTGCTGTACCTGTTGATTCACGAATTAATGCACTTGAGATGGAACTGAAGCTGTGTAAGCAACAAATGATAGACTTTGAAAGGGCATAT AGAGCTGAAAAGCGAAGACTAGATCAAGCAAAGGAACGACTAACGTCGATGAAGTACCATCCTTTACAAGATCATTCAGTGAACCAAAATTCACTTGATGATCATAAAATCCGAAGTACAGTTGATAGTAATCGTAAGAGGAGGAAGTGTAAAACATCCAGTGATG